Proteins encoded in a region of the Haloglomus salinum genome:
- a CDS encoding universal stress protein yields MTGGLLRRVVVPVADPDDARATARALRDAPLPDDASVLVVFVVEKAGGAPDKASVEQREAYGRGLFETFETAFGSDTATVESELRYGTDIAETIVTAAHETDASAIAFTPRGGSRWVKLLTGDVATSLVEGSDIPVVVLPDVDEAATDGGPAPGGTDE; encoded by the coding sequence ATGACGGGGGGACTGCTACGTCGCGTCGTCGTTCCCGTCGCCGACCCGGACGACGCCCGTGCGACGGCCCGGGCACTCCGGGACGCACCGCTCCCGGACGATGCCTCCGTGCTCGTGGTCTTCGTCGTCGAGAAGGCCGGCGGGGCCCCGGACAAGGCGTCCGTCGAACAGCGCGAGGCGTACGGTCGGGGCCTGTTCGAGACGTTCGAGACGGCGTTCGGTTCGGACACCGCGACCGTCGAGAGCGAACTCCGCTACGGGACCGACATCGCGGAGACCATCGTCACGGCGGCCCACGAGACCGACGCCTCCGCCATCGCGTTCACGCCGCGTGGCGGGAGCCGGTGGGTCAAACTGCTGACCGGCGACGTCGCCACCTCACTGGTGGAGGGGAGCGACATCCCGGTCGTCGTGCTCCCGGACGTCGACGAGGCGGCGACCGACGGCGGGCCGGCGCCGGGTGGTACGGATGAGTGA
- a CDS encoding TrkH family potassium uptake protein has protein sequence MSHFGTLGDPRTVARDLGRMLQALSGLMLVSVAIPMVWMELWAVPAMLVSAAVPLLLGTLLARRYRDAKNPDRFHGMVVAASGWFVVAVFGSLPFLLVAWTIRLDPTVLDAPTLTGRAAATVAAFEHPLNALFESMSGFTGTGLTMTDNEAALPRTLQWWRSFIEWVGGVGVIVLTTAILSRPGSGSLTLYESEARSEKIHPSIVSTVRTIWWIFLLFTFGSVLLLWLVGMPLWDAINHGMTGLATGGFSITDNSIATYDSALIDYALLPIMTLGSIAFPIHYLVLRGDLSHLYEDLQTRWVFISFTVGTAVLVGLLVVNGTYDSVEAAVRYGAFQFVSAMSCTGFQTAGGLGTDWTAEAQLTVSLGMVLGAAAGSTVGGIKLVRALTLSKGILFRITGVFYPADAVRYFRLNGRALSEEETAREFEEAAIVAFLWFLFLGVGTLTLLLALPDDYTLANVVFEVASAQGNVGLSSGITGPGMPDPTKVMFLFNMWIGRLEIIPVLVLLRGLLYGGLGR, from the coding sequence ATGAGCCACTTCGGGACGCTGGGCGATCCCCGGACGGTCGCTCGCGACCTGGGCCGGATGCTGCAGGCGCTGTCGGGGCTGATGCTCGTCTCGGTGGCGATTCCGATGGTCTGGATGGAACTCTGGGCGGTTCCGGCGATGCTCGTCTCGGCTGCGGTGCCGCTGCTGCTGGGCACGCTGCTGGCCCGCCGGTACCGTGACGCGAAGAACCCGGACCGGTTCCACGGGATGGTGGTGGCGGCGTCCGGCTGGTTCGTCGTCGCGGTGTTCGGCTCGCTCCCGTTCCTGCTGGTGGCGTGGACCATCCGGCTGGACCCGACGGTGCTGGATGCGCCGACGCTCACCGGGCGTGCGGCGGCGACGGTGGCGGCGTTCGAACACCCGCTGAACGCGCTGTTCGAGTCGATGTCCGGCTTCACCGGCACCGGCCTCACGATGACCGACAACGAGGCGGCGCTGCCCCGGACGCTCCAGTGGTGGCGCTCGTTCATCGAGTGGGTCGGCGGCGTCGGTGTCATCGTCCTGACGACCGCCATCCTCTCGCGCCCGGGCAGTGGCTCGCTCACGCTCTACGAGTCCGAGGCCCGCAGCGAGAAAATCCACCCCAGCATCGTCTCGACGGTGCGGACCATCTGGTGGATCTTCCTGCTTTTCACGTTCGGCTCGGTCCTGCTGCTGTGGCTCGTCGGGATGCCGCTCTGGGACGCCATCAACCACGGCATGACCGGGCTGGCGACGGGCGGGTTCTCCATCACCGACAACAGCATCGCCACCTACGACAGCGCCCTCATCGACTACGCCCTGCTGCCGATAATGACGCTGGGGAGCATCGCGTTCCCCATCCACTACCTCGTCCTGCGCGGGGACCTCTCGCACCTGTACGAGGACCTCCAGACCCGCTGGGTGTTCATCTCGTTCACCGTCGGGACCGCCGTGCTCGTCGGGCTGCTCGTGGTCAACGGCACCTACGACTCGGTCGAGGCGGCGGTCCGCTACGGGGCGTTCCAGTTCGTCTCCGCCATGTCCTGTACCGGGTTCCAGACCGCCGGCGGCCTGGGCACGGACTGGACCGCCGAGGCACAGCTGACCGTCTCGCTCGGGATGGTCCTCGGTGCGGCCGCGGGGTCCACCGTCGGCGGCATCAAGCTCGTGCGGGCGCTCACCCTGTCGAAGGGCATCCTGTTCCGCATCACGGGCGTGTTCTACCCCGCCGACGCCGTGCGGTACTTCCGGCTGAACGGGCGGGCCCTGTCGGAGGAGGAGACCGCCCGCGAGTTCGAGGAGGCCGCCATCGTCGCCTTCCTCTGGTTCCTGTTCCTCGGCGTCGGGACGCTGACGCTGCTGCTGGCGCTCCCCGACGACTACACGCTGGCGAACGTCGTCTTCGAGGTGGCCAGCGCACAGGGCAACGTCGGCCTCTCCTCGGGCATCACCGGCCCTGGGATGCCCGACCCGACCAAGGTGATGTTCCTGTTCAACATGTGGATCGGCCGGCTGGAGATAATCCCGGTGCTGGTCCTCCTCCGGGGGCTCCTCTACGGAGGGCTGGGTCGATGA
- a CDS encoding FxsA family protein has translation MDLRLVAVLLLVPILDFLLLVGLVAVGPLTIAHGVLVVVVTSLVGLLLVRAEGRHTLRKIQRNLADGELPGDQLLDGALVLVSAVLFLTPGLLTDLFGLLLVLPPTRYPFRLATRKFVVTPYLDAKTGGFVTGDVYEGGPPRTEVELDESDYRFDEADDDPGDPRSSDSPQD, from the coding sequence ATGGACCTGCGACTCGTGGCCGTCCTGCTGCTGGTCCCGATACTGGACTTCCTGCTCCTGGTCGGGCTGGTGGCGGTCGGGCCGCTGACCATCGCCCACGGCGTCCTCGTCGTGGTCGTCACGTCGCTGGTGGGCCTGCTGCTCGTGCGGGCCGAGGGGCGACACACGCTCCGGAAGATACAGCGCAACCTCGCCGACGGCGAGCTGCCGGGTGACCAGCTACTGGACGGCGCGCTCGTCCTCGTCTCGGCCGTCCTGTTCCTCACGCCGGGGCTGCTGACGGACCTATTCGGGCTCCTGCTGGTGCTGCCGCCGACGCGCTACCCGTTCCGGCTGGCGACGAGGAAGTTCGTCGTGACGCCGTATCTCGACGCGAAGACGGGCGGCTTCGTCACCGGCGACGTGTACGAGGGCGGACCCCCCCGGACCGAGGTCGAGCTGGACGAGTCGGACTACCGCTTCGACGAGGCCGACGACGACCCGGGCGACCCCCGCAGCAGCGATTCGCCGCAGGACTGA
- a CDS encoding amino acid permease gives MSEAEGAGDQELARDLGFLEAYTIGLGTMIGAGIFVLPSIAADQAGPASMVSFAIGGIVSLLAALSLSELATGMPRAGGSYYYVNRALGPFFGSIVGWGMWGGLMFASAFYMLGFGRYLTFFLPMGATGVAIAALVMAAILTLVNYVGVKETGALQNVIVIALVGIIIVFIAFGLLNYDAATMGEFNPFGWAQVAATAGTIYVTFIGFEVIATSAEEIKNPSRNLPLSMLAAVVTPTLMYVLVMFVSTGTISRDLLINSRIPVAEVAAVFSDISLAGFNVGAAAMVVGAVLATVSSANASILSAARVNFAMGRDRILTNWLNQVHDTFRTPYRAILATGGVILLLIALNVEIGTLAEVASFSYLVTYALVHVAVVVMRRADPSDYDPAFRIPDPLYPVVPVLGLLACVAILFQMDLVVQVIGVVIVGVGIAWYVLYARSRSRTEGLMGEAISPEPATVPDGRGTYRVVVPVSNPVTESDLLRLAAASAHANEDGNAELVAVNVIEVPQQTSLSQDLAFEEERVQAQSDLLEQAREVAGGLEVGIRTRAVVGRSAARAILDIVEDEAADQVLLGWTGKRSRREHVLGSTIDPVVSRAPCDVTLVKLGPEGSRGEGDIAALAGQGPHAPVAARRAHEFADAADGTLTLLNAQVRDDAEDEGEGEDDYHAAGMETVESVAEAAGLESDDYEAEVVPATDLETDLLAALERFDTVCVGATRTGTVSQALFGSLPETVGSEVEGTVAIARGPEDSPRSVREALVERLQP, from the coding sequence ATGAGTGAGGCCGAGGGCGCGGGTGACCAGGAGCTGGCCCGCGACCTGGGCTTCCTGGAGGCGTACACCATCGGCCTGGGGACGATGATCGGCGCGGGTATCTTCGTCCTGCCGAGCATCGCCGCCGACCAGGCCGGACCTGCGAGCATGGTGTCGTTCGCCATCGGCGGCATCGTGTCGCTGCTGGCGGCGCTCTCCCTGTCGGAACTCGCGACCGGGATGCCCCGGGCCGGCGGGAGCTACTACTACGTCAACCGGGCACTCGGGCCGTTCTTCGGGAGCATCGTCGGCTGGGGGATGTGGGGCGGGCTGATGTTCGCCTCGGCGTTCTACATGCTCGGCTTCGGCCGGTACCTCACCTTCTTCCTCCCGATGGGGGCGACCGGCGTCGCCATCGCCGCGCTCGTGATGGCCGCCATCCTGACGCTGGTCAACTACGTCGGCGTGAAGGAGACCGGTGCGCTCCAGAACGTCATCGTCATCGCCCTGGTCGGCATCATCATCGTCTTCATCGCGTTCGGCCTGCTGAACTACGACGCCGCGACGATGGGCGAGTTCAACCCGTTCGGCTGGGCGCAGGTCGCCGCTACCGCCGGGACGATCTACGTCACCTTCATCGGGTTCGAGGTCATCGCGACCAGCGCCGAGGAGATAAAGAACCCCAGCCGGAACCTGCCGCTGTCGATGCTCGCGGCGGTCGTCACGCCGACGCTGATGTACGTGCTGGTGATGTTCGTCAGCACGGGGACCATCAGTCGTGACCTGCTCATCAACTCCCGCATCCCCGTCGCGGAGGTGGCGGCGGTGTTCTCCGACATCTCCCTCGCCGGGTTCAACGTCGGTGCGGCGGCGATGGTCGTCGGGGCCGTGCTGGCGACGGTCTCCAGCGCCAACGCCTCCATCCTCTCGGCGGCCAGGGTCAACTTCGCGATGGGCCGGGACCGCATCCTGACGAACTGGCTGAACCAGGTCCACGACACGTTCCGGACGCCGTACCGGGCCATCCTCGCCACCGGCGGGGTCATCCTGCTGCTCATCGCGCTCAACGTCGAGATCGGGACGCTGGCCGAGGTCGCGAGTTTCTCCTACCTGGTGACCTACGCCCTGGTCCACGTCGCCGTCGTGGTGATGCGTCGGGCCGACCCGTCCGACTACGACCCCGCGTTCCGCATCCCGGACCCGCTCTACCCGGTCGTGCCGGTGCTGGGCCTGCTGGCCTGCGTCGCCATCCTGTTCCAGATGGACCTCGTCGTTCAGGTCATCGGCGTCGTCATCGTCGGCGTCGGCATCGCCTGGTACGTGCTCTACGCCCGGTCCCGGTCCCGGACGGAGGGGCTGATGGGGGAGGCCATCTCCCCGGAGCCGGCGACGGTCCCCGACGGTCGCGGGACCTACCGCGTCGTGGTGCCGGTCTCGAACCCCGTGACCGAGTCGGACCTGCTGCGGCTGGCCGCCGCCAGCGCCCACGCCAACGAGGACGGCAACGCCGAACTCGTCGCGGTGAACGTCATCGAGGTCCCCCAGCAGACCTCGCTCTCGCAGGACCTCGCCTTCGAGGAGGAGCGGGTCCAGGCCCAGAGCGACCTCCTGGAGCAGGCCCGGGAGGTCGCCGGGGGTCTCGAGGTCGGCATCCGGACCCGCGCGGTCGTCGGGCGAAGTGCCGCCAGGGCCATCCTCGACATCGTCGAGGACGAGGCCGCCGACCAGGTGCTGCTGGGCTGGACCGGGAAGCGGAGCCGCCGCGAGCACGTCCTCGGCTCGACCATCGACCCCGTCGTGAGCCGGGCGCCGTGTGACGTGACGCTGGTCAAGCTCGGTCCCGAGGGGAGCCGCGGCGAGGGCGACATCGCGGCGCTCGCCGGCCAGGGCCCCCACGCGCCGGTCGCGGCACGCCGGGCCCACGAGTTCGCCGACGCAGCGGACGGGACGCTCACGCTCCTCAACGCGCAGGTGCGCGACGACGCCGAGGACGAAGGCGAGGGCGAGGACGACTACCACGCCGCGGGGATGGAGACGGTCGAGTCGGTCGCCGAGGCGGCGGGACTCGAATCCGACGATTACGAAGCCGAGGTCGTGCCGGCGACGGACCTCGAGACGGACCTGCTGGCGGCGCTGGAGCGGTTCGACACGGTCTGTGTCGGCGCGACCCGCACCGGCACCGTGTCGCAGGCGCTGTTCGGGTCGCTCCCCGAGACGGTCGGCAGCGAGGTCGAGGGCACGGTGGCCATCGCTCGAGGCCCCGAGGACTCGCCGCGCTCCGTCCGCGAAGCGCTCGTCGAGCGGCTCCAGCCGTAG
- a CDS encoding glucosamine inositolphosphorylceramide transferase family protein, with translation MRIPFVPSLPGPAPAVVRRVLGDDADAAESTGADTDVAGQPVPTVASGAGPGASAADPRLATPPLRVDRSSDADRNPVLTAADVADTPHVSFVADPFVVRAGSADAVSEPYHCFFEVKRRDRRPFLCLRDTEARFDIGHATSPDGRDWTYEGVVLPAAQAEHTYPHVFHHDDDWWMVPSPAGSTPDELRVYRAADFPTDWELVETTLAGEVRIDPTPFEYDGTWFLVHQAPDYTVRLRYSDRLVGGEWHEHPASPLFDPGGNDIAPGGRPLVDASAGTVDLFFRRGDPGIVEAWRVVDPSRDEWSMHELPTSPVVSGSGEPGAWDERNVHHVDAGLARATGSDLVLVDGQDADRRYRLGVARTRDFDGGTDEAERAALASRTVHPGERAVLSVTGTLAVPEGGWYRVSVRPQVESPGPVAVETTCSAGAASASGTFDVAADGRGHVALGPVALAPGDRPVVELQHDGGRPVRVTGGAVRLRGW, from the coding sequence ATGCGCATCCCGTTCGTCCCGTCGCTCCCCGGCCCGGCGCCGGCGGTGGTCCGCCGGGTGCTGGGCGACGACGCGGACGCGGCCGAGTCGACCGGGGCAGACACCGATGTCGCCGGTCAGCCTGTGCCGACCGTCGCATCCGGGGCCGGTCCCGGCGCGTCGGCCGCCGACCCGCGGCTCGCGACACCTCCGCTTCGGGTGGACCGCTCCTCCGACGCCGACCGGAACCCCGTCCTGACGGCCGCGGACGTGGCCGACACTCCCCACGTCAGCTTCGTCGCCGACCCGTTCGTCGTCCGCGCGGGGTCGGCCGATGCGGTCTCGGAGCCGTACCACTGCTTCTTCGAGGTGAAGCGCCGCGACCGCCGCCCCTTCCTGTGCCTGCGCGACACCGAGGCGCGGTTCGACATCGGGCACGCCACCAGCCCGGACGGGCGGGACTGGACGTACGAGGGTGTCGTCCTCCCGGCGGCGCAGGCCGAGCACACCTACCCGCACGTCTTCCACCACGACGACGACTGGTGGATGGTCCCCTCGCCGGCCGGGTCGACGCCCGACGAGCTGCGGGTCTACCGCGCGGCCGACTTCCCGACCGACTGGGAGCTGGTCGAGACGACACTCGCCGGCGAAGTCCGCATCGACCCGACCCCCTTCGAGTACGATGGGACGTGGTTCCTCGTCCACCAGGCGCCGGACTACACCGTCCGCCTGCGCTACAGCGACCGGCTCGTCGGCGGCGAGTGGCACGAGCACCCCGCCAGCCCGCTGTTCGACCCCGGCGGGAACGACATCGCACCGGGTGGCCGGCCGCTGGTCGACGCGAGCGCGGGCACGGTCGACCTGTTCTTCCGGCGCGGCGACCCCGGCATCGTCGAGGCCTGGCGCGTCGTCGACCCCTCGCGCGACGAGTGGTCGATGCACGAACTCCCCACGTCGCCCGTCGTCTCCGGGTCGGGCGAGCCGGGCGCCTGGGACGAGCGCAACGTTCACCACGTCGACGCGGGGCTGGCCCGGGCGACGGGAAGCGACCTCGTCCTCGTGGACGGACAGGACGCCGACCGGCGCTACCGCCTCGGCGTGGCCCGGACGCGCGACTTCGACGGTGGGACGGACGAGGCGGAACGGGCAGCACTGGCCAGCCGCACGGTCCATCCGGGCGAGCGGGCCGTCCTCTCCGTGACGGGGACGCTCGCTGTGCCGGAGGGCGGCTGGTACCGCGTGTCGGTCCGGCCGCAGGTCGAGAGCCCCGGCCCGGTGGCCGTCGAGACGACGTGCTCCGCGGGAGCTGCGAGCGCGAGCGGGACATTCGACGTCGCCGCGGACGGCCGCGGCCACGTCGCGCTGGGTCCGGTTGCGCTGGCACCCGGTGACCGTCCGGTCGTCGAACTGCAGCACGACGGCGGACGGCCCGTCCGCGTGACGGGTGGGGCTGTTCGGCTCCGGGGCTGGTGA
- a CDS encoding LiaF transmembrane domain-containing protein has product MSTTTSPRRFPSVQVLFGAIVVLLGVLLLLDTTGVFRVDDLLVYVPSLFVLLGVWALVRAGLRGFVGPTVLIVVAGAWQAVALGYTTVDAVLAFWPVLVIAFGLSVVLGTYRSKARATDDSYNSLFAAFGGVVRRNTSKAFTGADLTAVFGGAELDLRDAELASRPATVNTVALFGGAEVIVPRDWNVRMEVIPVLGAASDERPRREATNEAVDLVVTGFAMFGGVEVSD; this is encoded by the coding sequence ATGAGCACAACCACCTCACCACGACGGTTCCCGTCCGTCCAGGTCCTGTTCGGTGCCATCGTCGTCCTGCTGGGGGTCCTCCTGTTGCTGGACACGACCGGTGTCTTCCGGGTCGACGACCTCCTCGTCTACGTCCCGTCGCTGTTCGTCCTGCTCGGCGTCTGGGCGCTCGTCCGCGCCGGGCTCCGCGGCTTCGTCGGCCCGACGGTCCTCATCGTGGTGGCCGGCGCGTGGCAGGCCGTCGCACTGGGCTACACGACCGTCGACGCGGTTCTCGCGTTCTGGCCGGTCCTCGTCATCGCGTTCGGCCTCTCGGTCGTCCTCGGAACCTACCGCTCGAAGGCGCGCGCGACCGACGACTCGTACAACTCCCTGTTCGCCGCCTTCGGCGGCGTCGTGCGGCGCAACACCTCGAAGGCGTTCACCGGCGCGGACCTGACGGCCGTCTTCGGCGGGGCCGAACTGGACCTCCGGGACGCCGAACTCGCCAGCCGCCCGGCCACCGTCAACACCGTCGCCCTGTTCGGCGGCGCCGAGGTCATCGTCCCGCGGGACTGGAACGTCCGGATGGAGGTCATCCCGGTGCTGGGCGCGGCGAGCGACGAACGACCCCGCCGCGAGGCGACCAACGAGGCGGTCGACCTCGTCGTCACCGGCTTCGCGATGTTCGGTGGGGTCGAGGTCAGCGACTGA
- a CDS encoding potassium channel family protein has translation MYLIIVGAGNIGMPLIQLATADANEVVVVEQDPDVADAAARAFDCLMLNRDATVAETLQEAGADEADAIVSTTDRDATNVMVMLLADQLGIPTRVSVVHDEEHMGLFERIGVNTMEHPQQLIADHLYRAVKQPSVEDVLHLAGEAEIFEITVAEDAPLAGLSLAAADEQGLLGDDGLLVVAIERGNDVLTPRGDTTVLAGDLVTVFSRTGFAPDVLARFDPQGATT, from the coding sequence ATGTACCTGATCATCGTCGGCGCCGGCAACATCGGGATGCCGCTCATCCAGCTCGCGACCGCGGACGCCAACGAGGTGGTCGTCGTCGAGCAGGACCCCGACGTGGCCGATGCAGCGGCCCGTGCGTTCGACTGCCTGATGCTGAACCGGGACGCGACGGTGGCCGAGACGCTCCAGGAGGCCGGCGCCGACGAGGCCGACGCTATCGTGAGCACCACCGACCGCGACGCGACGAACGTGATGGTGATGCTGCTCGCCGACCAGCTCGGCATCCCGACGCGGGTCTCCGTGGTCCACGACGAGGAGCACATGGGGCTGTTCGAACGCATCGGCGTCAACACGATGGAGCATCCCCAGCAGCTCATCGCCGACCACCTCTACCGGGCGGTCAAGCAGCCCTCGGTGGAGGACGTGCTCCACCTCGCGGGGGAGGCGGAGATCTTCGAGATCACCGTCGCCGAGGACGCCCCGCTGGCGGGGCTCTCGCTGGCCGCGGCCGACGAGCAGGGCCTGCTCGGAGACGACGGTCTGCTGGTGGTCGCCATCGAGCGCGGCAACGATGTCCTCACCCCGCGGGGGGACACGACCGTGCTGGCCGGCGACCTGGTGACGGTCTTCTCGAGGACGGGATTCGCGCCGGACGTGCTGGCCCGGTTCGACCCCCAGGGGGCGACCACATGA
- a CDS encoding alkaline phosphatase D family protein: protein MTDRRGDEAEHSTTRRGILKAAGAASAGAAAATLLSTGAVAEPTDPNEGGSVPAEFRTDDYDAFPQSVGSGGPTPSGAIVWTRMDEELAAFTNGQLYLQVTGDETDGDAANADADFTDARTFTVPTAGRRDDATALSAAQDHTVRVDLDGELDPDTYYFYRFVYVTDGDAPSTASPVGRLHTMPAPDAPVDDVRLAVSSCNNYLHGYYGAFAHIAEEDADYHVSLGDFLYEYAGEAQQPGRDIELPSGNSVTHTLADYRHLHQTYRSDDHMQAAMERHTLIHTWDDHEIINNRWWVGDAEDGYPDTRSHPFGGDPERMRRLYARGIKAMLEYIPLRVEYEDPYEAGTPVEDSSARQYFRLYRSFKFGDLAELFMTDERLYRSPPPKDDDDPSAATGRDTAPPSPERNQSDLDRTMLGTEQYRWFLDGGTNPGSMPDTDGVTGTDATWKLHGNEVLSAALKVVNVGIDSLYLNYDAWDGYEAERNLLMARLARDEVDNYVTLTGDMHTYVAGYLKQDYKDPEQSEYVGGPRVGVEFMTPGITSNNLASAGGLPADATEDAIDAAVRTQNPHIEWFNSSRWGYTTIHISDQSLTYTAYDVDRSVDSSEAPKQLLRSYRVPEGRYELQEFRSPPLDGTIGDRVAASFADSTTASDAPDVTTGVGPVDETVNAVTGDEGGDGSGSGGNADGTDSHPDDTGSSTTGSDGDRNGIPDPIEDVFGRGL from the coding sequence ATGACAGACCGGCGTGGTGACGAGGCCGAGCACAGCACGACACGACGCGGCATCCTGAAGGCGGCGGGCGCGGCGTCCGCAGGCGCCGCGGCCGCGACGCTGCTCAGCACGGGCGCGGTGGCGGAGCCCACCGACCCGAACGAGGGAGGGAGCGTCCCCGCGGAGTTCCGGACCGACGACTACGACGCGTTCCCGCAGTCGGTCGGGAGTGGTGGGCCGACGCCGAGCGGGGCCATCGTCTGGACCCGCATGGACGAGGAGCTGGCCGCGTTCACGAACGGACAGCTCTACCTGCAGGTCACGGGGGACGAGACGGACGGCGACGCCGCCAACGCGGACGCCGACTTCACGGACGCGCGGACGTTCACCGTTCCGACGGCCGGACGACGCGACGACGCGACGGCACTGTCGGCCGCGCAGGACCACACGGTCCGTGTCGACCTCGACGGCGAACTGGACCCGGACACGTACTACTTCTACCGCTTCGTCTACGTGACCGACGGCGACGCGCCGTCGACGGCGAGCCCGGTCGGGCGGCTCCACACGATGCCCGCCCCCGACGCGCCCGTCGACGACGTGCGGCTGGCGGTCAGCTCCTGCAACAACTACCTCCACGGCTACTACGGGGCGTTCGCGCACATCGCCGAGGAGGACGCCGACTACCACGTCTCGCTCGGGGACTTCCTCTACGAGTACGCGGGAGAGGCCCAGCAGCCCGGCCGCGACATCGAACTGCCCAGCGGGAACAGCGTCACGCACACGCTGGCAGACTACCGCCACCTGCACCAGACGTACCGGAGCGACGACCACATGCAGGCCGCGATGGAGCGACACACGCTCATCCACACGTGGGACGACCACGAGATAATCAACAACCGCTGGTGGGTCGGCGATGCCGAGGACGGCTACCCGGACACGCGGAGCCACCCGTTCGGGGGCGACCCCGAGCGGATGCGGCGACTGTACGCTCGTGGCATCAAGGCGATGCTGGAGTACATCCCGCTCCGGGTCGAGTACGAGGACCCCTACGAGGCCGGGACGCCGGTCGAGGACAGCAGCGCCCGGCAGTACTTCCGGCTCTACCGCTCGTTCAAGTTCGGCGACCTGGCGGAGCTGTTCATGACCGACGAGCGGCTCTACCGCTCGCCGCCGCCGAAGGACGACGACGACCCATCGGCGGCGACCGGTCGAGACACCGCGCCGCCGTCGCCCGAGCGCAACCAGAGCGACCTCGACCGGACGATGCTCGGGACCGAGCAGTACCGCTGGTTCCTCGACGGGGGCACCAATCCGGGGTCGATGCCCGACACCGACGGCGTCACCGGGACGGACGCGACGTGGAAGCTCCACGGCAACGAGGTGCTGAGTGCGGCACTGAAGGTCGTCAACGTCGGCATCGACAGCCTCTACCTCAACTACGACGCCTGGGACGGCTACGAGGCCGAGCGCAATCTTCTCATGGCCCGGCTCGCCCGCGACGAGGTGGACAACTACGTCACGCTCACGGGCGACATGCACACCTACGTCGCCGGCTACCTGAAACAGGACTACAAGGACCCCGAGCAGTCCGAGTACGTCGGCGGCCCGCGGGTCGGCGTCGAGTTCATGACGCCCGGTATCACCAGCAACAACCTCGCCAGCGCGGGGGGCCTCCCCGCGGACGCGACCGAGGACGCCATCGACGCGGCCGTCCGGACGCAGAACCCCCACATCGAGTGGTTCAACTCCTCGCGCTGGGGGTACACGACGATCCACATCAGCGACCAGTCGCTCACCTACACGGCGTACGATGTCGACCGGTCGGTCGACTCGTCCGAGGCGCCGAAGCAGCTACTGCGGAGCTACCGGGTCCCCGAGGGCCGCTACGAGCTGCAGGAGTTCCGCTCGCCGCCGCTCGACGGGACCATCGGCGACCGGGTCGCGGCCTCGTTCGCAGACTCGACTACCGCGAGCGATGCCCCAGACGTGACGACCGGAGTGGGTCCGGTCGACGAGACTGTCAACGCCGTGACCGGCGACGAGGGCGGCGACGGCAGTGGGAGCGGCGGCAATGCCGACGGCACGGATAGCCACCCGGACGACACCGGCAGCAGCACTACCGGCAGCGACGGCGACAGGAACGGTATCCCGGACCCCATCGAGGACGTATTCGGGCGGGGACTCTGA